Genomic segment of Apium graveolens cultivar Ventura chromosome 7, ASM990537v1, whole genome shotgun sequence:
ttttcaaaattttttttgaaaaaaatcaaaACGGAACACGAAATCGCGTTTTTCATTAATAACAAAAACTTCACCCGAAACTACGTTTTGGAGTGACATTTGGGGCCAATTATGCGGAAAGTGACATTAAGAGTCATTTGTCCCCCAAAAGTGACATTTGGGGCCGACACCCGTTAAATAACGCGCCGATGAGATCTGAGAAACCAAAATGAGGGACAAACTAaataaagaaaagtaaaaaaagaaaagaaaagagaaagatCAAAACGAAAAGAGAAAGATCAAAACATGGGCGGGATATTTAAAAGCTAGAGTCCAACCACATGAACGAGAAAGAGATGCAAGGGTTAGAAATTTATAGGGCTATTTATGAATCTGTTTATGAAACGAGCCGAGCTGAGTTTTGATGTTAACAAGCCAATCTTTTATTTTTTATGAACCGAGCCAAGCCGAATTTTCTTATCAAACAGATATCGTGTTCGAGCTCAAACTCGTTAactaacgagccgaacacgagtttGTTTGCGAACAAATACGAGCCGAGACGAGTTCGAGCCGTAAACGAGCAACtctttaattaattaaaaaaatcaattttgtTGGTCCAACCGAACTGACAAGCCCAATCCAACCATCAAAATATCTAGACAAAAATCCTAACTTATATTCTCTCTTTCTAATTTCTGTATCGACCTCCCTCTACCTCtcatcttttttttttttttttgaggAAAATCGTACTTGCATTAAATAGAATCATATGAAAGTACATCCGATAAGAAGCTAGGAGCGACAACATCCCACTCCTGCAAGTCTGACATAGAACGAGACACCCTAGCTAACATGTGAGCGACTTCGTTCGCATATCTATGCACAAATTGCACTAGCATATTTTCAAAGTGCTTAATTAATTCAAGACATTCTCTAACAATAATATGAAAATAAGATCTTCCGGAATTCCCATTACAAGCATCAGCCAATAGTTTTGAATCCGTCTCGAAAACGCACTGTGTAAACCCATACTGCTTAGTCCAAGATAATACCTCTTTAAGGCTTAACGCCTCTGCTTCTCTAGGCGACCACGAGCCTTCCATCTGCTTACACATTGCCTTCATAAAGCGTCCATTTTCATCTCGAATTACTCCTCCAATTCCGATTGTTCTTATGTCTTCAAAAATAGCCGCATCAATGTTTATTTTCACCCAGCTTTGTTGTGGTACTTGCTACCTTCGTATGCTTACCTGTGGTCCTGAAGTACATCTAGATTGAGCCAACTGAGCAGTTTTCCAGTCCGCCAGCAAGTTCATTGCACCACTTGTTATACCAAATACAGAGACTTGGACTTTGTTCCACAATCACTTATTTCTCCGGTTCCAAAGGTTCCAACAAATCAATGCCAGTAATGCGCATTGTTCCTTTGTACCACTGCTGAACAGCCGTATGAAACATGCTAGCACCGTTTCTCCTGGGTTTGATTGAATCCACTGCACCATTCCTACTGCCGTCCAGACCTCCTTTGCAAACTGACATTCGAACAAAACATGCTTCTCATCCTCCTCTTCTGTGTGACACCAAGCACACTTACCATCGATATTCACTCGTTTATTTACCAGTGCCTTATTAGTTGGTAGGCATAATCGACACGTTCTCCACATGAAGAAACGAACCTTCCCAGGTAGACATAGGTTCCATAGTTTCTTCCAGAATGTTGCATCAGGTGTAATACATTCCCCCACTAATTTACGGTAGCAGCTTTTTACAGTGAATTCTCCCTTCGCATCGAACAACCACAACCAAGAGTCACTCCTATCCCTTGAAGACAGAGGTATATTCTGTATCAGCCGAACATCTCTGCTATTGAATAAGTCCTTAAGAATTTCATCATCCCATTTCCTTTGTTGAACTTCCATTAAATCGCAGACTCTTATTTCTGCTAATTTTTGAGGCATACTAGTCATTAAGCACCCATTTTCACTACATGGCAACCAAGGGATTTTCCACACAAATGTATCTTCACCTGTACCAATGCTTCTCCGACACCCTTGTTTTATGACCTCTTGAGCAGCGATTATGCTCCGCCACATGTAACTCGGATTGTCACCCAGTTTTGCGCTCAAGAAATCGGTTTTTGGAAAGTACTTGGCCTTCATAATACTAGTGACTAGGGGATTTGTATCGTTTATAAGTCTCCATCCTTGCTTTGCTAACATAGCAATATTAAACTGCTGCATATTTTTAAACCCCAAACCTCCTGCTTCCTTAATATCACAGAGGCGATCCCGTGACATCCACCGCACACCCTTACTCTCAGTTCCATTGCCCCACCAAAAACCGTTCATTTGACGTTGGATCGTAGTACATATCTCAGAGGGAATAAGCATCAAGTTCATCCAAAAATTCGGTATCGATTGTGCGGCTGTTTTCAATAGTATGCATTTCCCTGCCTTTGACAAAGCCGTACTCTTCCACCCTTGTAGCTTCTGCCTAACTCGGTCTGTTAAGAAGTTAAACACTTCATTCTTCTTTCTTCCTATTGACATTGGTAGCCCAAGATATTTACCTGGTGTAGTACTCTCCTGCACTTCTAACACCCCACAGATTAGCTCCCTCTTTGCAGCTGATGTATTTGGACTAAACGTGATTATTGATTTAGTAAAATTTACAGCTTGACCAGATAGAGTCTCGTATCTCTGGATAATCTGTTTCATCATCTTTGCCTCTGATTCGATTGCTTTAAAAAAGAAATAGCAATCATCTGCGAAAAGGAGGTGTGACACAGCTGGTGCATTCCTTGCAATACTACACCCATGAATCAATCCCACATGTTCACTTCTTTTTATTATCGAGCTCAGGCCTTCAGCACAAAGGATGTAAATATACGGGGAGATCGGATCTCCCTGTCTAATCCCCCTTTGCGGTCGAACATCACCAAACACAACTCCCTGCTGTATGAAGCTGTAAGAAACTGTCTTGATGCAGCTCATAATTCTTTTGATCCACTGGTCATGGAAGCCAAACTTAATCAACATGCTTTCAATGAAATTCCACTCGAGTCTATCATACGCCTTGGATATATCAATTTTTAATCCCGCAACCCCAGTACTTCCTTGCGAACGGCGTTTGATATAGTGATTTAATTCGAATGCAATCAAAGTATTATCAGTCAAAAATCGGCCTTCTATAAATGCACTCTGATTATTAGAAATCAACATTGGCAAGCATTTTTTCAGTCGATTTGCTAATACTTTAGATAGGATTCTGAACAGTACGGTACATAGTGATATTGGACGTAGTTCACCCATCTGTTGTGGTTTCTTAACTTTCGGAATCAAGCACACCAACGTTCGATTAAACTCCATTTGAAGTTCGCCTGTCACAAAGAATTGTCTGCAGAAGTGCACCACATCTGTTTCAACTACACTCCAATACCTCTCATCTTTTTTAAATTCCTAAATCCCTTTCTTTTTTAGTAAACTAATTACACAACTCAATGTATTTACATATTCTTGAATTGTATCTTTACTTGTTTTAGACTTGAATTATTGTAATGTTTTTATTGTGATTTTCTTGCTTTAGGTTTGATCTTGGTGGGTTGtaaatttttttattagtttttatAATCGTATGTATAtcagtgtgtgtgtgtatatatatatatatggagaTATGGGGGCCGGAGCCTTTGTCTTAGTATTAGCAGCCATGAGGCAATTTCTTTTGTTTCTAAATCTTCACCACTAAAGTCTAAAGTTTGTATGAATCGTCATGTCTTCTTCACTAAGGGCTAGTACATCTTACTCATCTATCAGTATTAtaaatattctgaaaatattatattttttcgAGTTTTAACGAGTCGAACTCGAGCTGAACGAATTTAAGCCGAACTCGAGCCGAACATACAAAAAACTCGACTCGAGCTTGATTTCTTTACGAACAAATTTTTGTGTTCGAGCTCGAATTTTTAACGAACCGAGCCTTTATTGAGCCGAGCTCGAACTTGTTTGCGAACAGTTTTGTTCGTGAACAACCCTATAAATTTATATGCACACTTTTGAGCCGGAATGGGTTAACGTGGTCGACCCCGTGCATGCATATAcatttctttctttcttttcaattATCGATCCAAGTGTTTTGTCTTTCATGAATGTACAAGACATATTGGAGTAGAAATTAATACCGAACTCGATTTCATGTACCCTTGTCGGACATGAAATCATAAAACGTACATGCAAGGAAATATTTACTTGGTAAAAGCATCTTCAAAAGAACCCTCGAGGTACCAAACATGTCTAATGCATTATATATAACTAGCTCTATAGCCCGTGCGAGACAGGAGCATGATATATTATGGACATGCTCTATtctaaaatattttaaaatttatatacaTGCTTGTTAAATAGATATATAGTATGTTGTGACCTGTGAGAAATTAGTTTTGTATGTGTAGTGACCTCTATTATAAGTATTATAAGTATGAGCTTTTCTGATTTGTATGTTTCAATAGCCCGTGTGAGGCTTAAACTTTTTCAAAACTCACGTATGAATTCatattacataaataaaatatatgttatGTTGTGAGATTATCTTTTTTCTAATTTTGGATCGAATAACAGATATATAATATTCGTAAAATATGTACGTTGAAGTGTTTTGCATTTTGGAATTTTACAATTGGTGCTATCGAGCACGGACATTCATAATTATTTGACAATATCATATCAATCGATTAAGAAAAAATTTAGTTCATTTGCTTTAGTTGTCATAATTTCTTATTTTTGGTTTGTAGTATTCATTATAGTGATTGAAAATATTTTTCATTACATGCTGAAAATGTGAatgaattattttttttaaaaaaataactaatttattttattaaaagcGAGATAAGTGAGTTACATGATTATTGAACTTGACGGAAGTATATGCTGTGATCTCATGAACGGGAAGTTTGTGTCGTAATATTAACGATTCTCAAGTTTGTTTAAATATTTTTCTCATAGAAAAGAAAATCTATATTTATTATATCTAAATACGTTTAGAATTTTTTAGCAGtacatcacatttaatcttaaaaattTCAGTCTGGTCTTCGTTTAGATTTAGTTTTCGCCATTTTATGAAAACGATGCTTTATTATAATAGTTTCATGTATTATcataactagcataataacttGTGCGAGGCACATGTTATTTTCTATAGTTTTTTTATGTatgcaattataatatttttagttatatttttatttttaaatgttGTATAATGTCTAACGTATTTATCTGTGTAACATTTTCATACAACACATCACTAAATTACACAACGTTTTCAATATAGCtcattaaaaaaatatatatatatatatatatattcttgtttgtgttgtataattgtatttaatgaatgaatataaacatgGTAGTCTTAAAATGAAACAAATAAACTTAATATGTAGAATTTCGTTGGTACGTTTACAACGAACAagttaaaaattaacatatatgttaaatacagagttgaccaaaaattttgaattttatttaaataaactatataactgatctatattattactgagttttctactaacttacaattaagTTACTCAATTTcaaaagataaaaaatgaataactgaattcagaatgacctgcaatcataatataaaataatataaaatttacactactgttaatataaaacttgattttaatgaaaaatgttagtttttgaaatttaacgtaTGTATGTTTGGAAAGATGTTAGTTttttacactactgttaacaaaataagattaagttatatgtgtctatgttagcatgtgaattatcgtatgttacatttattaagaaattacgatggtttcaattatttatatgctaaatatctgatttatgtacatgtataatcattattaatatctagtgagacaattgattacttaaataacatgttataattattcaaaaattaaaattatgtaataaataaattgcaataatttatatatggtattcacattatcactgacaaacaatccatatctagCCCGCaaggttggctcagttggttaaagagaggataattattctcttggtcacaggttcgaatcccactggaggagaatttatgattatgcctcctgagccagagtctgtcgcttaaatgcggtttatcttgtttcacgtggtttgcaggatattgcgtgaacccgtagggtttacccgGTGCGCACCCGATGGGTAGCGGTTgcgggttatctacgataaaaaaaacaATCCATCTATGTTTTTTACGCGACCAAGTATCAATCGTGtaacataaaataaattatagattgtaagacttattattgatgttcatgattttttttcaagaatttgaaggaaaaattgtaattatatttttatttaaactatttttaagtttctttcattacaactctaatatttctttatataataatttgataatattgtatacttttctcctaaaattaaatacttttcaattcgataaagttttataaatattagttgaactgaTTAATtacttcaaattattgaacaatatatatatatattttaaatagtataaaatgtattgaatcaaatgctacaatatagtatagatataacttttatttgaataattcaaaatattaaaataactcaaaatatttatacaatattatcttgatcaataaatattgttaatctaaaagaattctttttaaaatgctagtttttatagtgaaaaatgaaaaataaatcgatttgaTATATCATcatagttttaacaaatctcgtgtgatctcatatcaaatttcaaatatttttaaaatcgggacaaatcCCAAAACACTATTGCActaccagtgaagttagtaattttaatacaaataatcaattgacttgatcctataaatacctcaaacacattaatttatattaatataagatatcaaaaaaattcacattattggtaagatattctcgtcgaacttgtaatttaaatttactaaacgtaaaATGTGACAATATTTTTCGGTtagtcatgtagtcaaatttcgagtattttttgaacagtgggccaaattctgatttcaaatacaaaataaactaaaattcatTGACTATTATAATTcgaactgttaggtcacacacactgtagagggggtgaatacaatgtaaaatacaatcaaatcgaactttagtaacacaagtaacagaaaacaaactttattgaaacaataaactctgttacagtatggaactgttacatctcagtgatgaacaaatatcacgagagctgctagggttacaatgaataatcttctcgaatatatctcttctatatataatagcccAACAAGGGTATAaattcatgagattaaaaagtctcattgaaaagactaaattacccctgtttttaaaatttatataaaagatATGGTTCGTAGGAATTGAACTCAGGTTATTTCATTCAATCATACAACCTtttaccactacaccatattctcacatgtgctttttatcatacacataatatgtaagtgtgctaaatgaatattttatttaattttaaagatatttacttgaattatgcaaaaaaaagatagttagttaaatatttgtacagttaattttaaagaattgaattccagatataaaattaggcatagtacaaaaatggattattatcttatttattaatcattttttagtttgaaaatatatctcatatatttttaacatatttttttattataaaaagtaatttaaatgtacatatataattttatttaaaaacagatataaaattaggcatagtacataaatggattattatcttatttagtAATCattttgtcagtgataatgtgaatatcatatataaataatagcaatttatatattacataattttaattttgaataattataaatgcatgttagtTAAGTAATCAAatatctcactagatgttaataatgattatacatgtacataaatcagatatttagcatataaataattgaaactatcataatttattaacagatataacatacaataatttacatgctaacacacacatatacatataacttaatcttactttctTAACAATAGggtaaataaaaaactaacattttcccatacatacatgatatatacatacgttgaatttcaaaaactaatatttttcattaaaatcaactttaatattaataataaggtaaattttacattattgtatattatgactGCAAGgcattctgacttcagttatgcattttttatctttttaaatttagtatgttaattgtaagttagtagtgaactcagtaataatatagagcagTACATAGAGTTTacttaaataaaattcaagattttggtcaactATGTATTCAACatgtatgttaatttttagttttttatttgtaaacatactaacgacattctacagattaagtttaatcatttcgttttaaacgtacacttactaccctatttatattcattctttaaatataaaataacgagtaagaaaaatataaaataataatagtTGATGGGATATTCATTCCTTAAAGTGAGGAAACATTCGAAACTTTTAATGTTATAGAGGGGGACATGAagcttgttggagagaaattttatcttcatttcttcaaaatttAACTCAAGAGGATATTGTTGGAATTGCTCTAAAAACATTATAATTGTGTGGTGtataaaaaaactctagaaaaagacccgtgcatcgcacgggttattatgctagttaacacttatagtgtaaaccctatgtctgtgtttatatactacacagttacaagataatcgctaattgatatggaatataattctgtttcctaaaatatatcaatcagatatcttttcttccaagtattctattcttcatagaattccttcttcatgcatatctcttcttatgtttgtctcaatcttctttcctttaatcagctgcagtccttatctgaacgtccttcagtacttaagttctgatatccatcttctgatgattatctcctgataatataagtactgatatccttaagtcctgacttccagtaagtactgatttatcctgtttaagtaagatctgaaaactaaacataaatcatattagccttgacattatcaaatatatctaacacgaacttatctaaatatttaatactaatatagattatttatatatagacgattctattttcaatattttctttaaaaattatatatgtacattttaattactttttataataaaaaatattataaaaatatatgagatatattttcaaactaaaaaataataataaataagataataatctagttatgtactatgcctaactttatatctggaattcagttatttaaaattaattgtacaaatattaaAGTAACTATCaatttttttgcggaattcaagtagctatctttaaagttaaataaaatattcatttagcacacttacatattatgtgtatgataaaaaacacatgtgacaatatggtgcaGTGGTATGCGGTTGTATAGAAAAATGAAGTAACTCGAGTTCGATTCTCACAAAACacaacttttatataaatattaaaattaggggtagtttagtctttttaatgagactttttaatctcaaaaTATTATCACCTTGTTGTGCTATTATATATAGAAAagataagatatatatatataattaattatacattattaattttatattgaAGTATTAATAAATATATGTAATAGTGAGTCATACTAATTTATAGATGCATATTAAGTTAGATGTAATTAATAAATGCTTATTAAATGAAATAGTTAATAACATACAATTATGAAGGGTAATTTAGTAATTTTAATAGGATTAAAATGTCTCATCCAACCCCCTagttgctctattatatatataatagataatTTTTATTCCTTATTCGAGGTATGGATAATGTATTCCCTCTGTACCAACCATTTCTTTATGGTTTGCTTTTTAGGATGTCTTATCCagttctttacatttcaaaacttatcAAAAATAGTCAATGGGTCTCACCACTTTCCCACTTTTCCTcccttttcacactacttttactccactatctcccttttatatattaaaaaatcaatgggtcccaccacttcactcacttttctttctctttttcactactttatacatatttcttagcCTCCGTACCCAAACCAAACATAAAAAATTGGCCGGGACGAAGGGAATATTACAAAGCAAGATAGTGTAAAAGGTATGGATAATGTATGTTTTAAAGAAAGTGGGAAGACAATGTCAAAAGTTGACTAACATCTCTTAACATCACTTAGACCATCTCCAACAGTTGTAAttcaaaaatccaaatttggatcaccaacTGATCCAAATTTCTGACCGACTCCAACAGTGTGATCCATATATTTGATCCAAATTactttttacatataataatatataaatatcatattaagcaattttatcttaaatttatcttttaattattattaaaaatttatataacatatcagaaaataattaaataaaaaacaattaatacacataaaaatattaaaattgtgcacGTAATTCACGAAAAACACATTTATTGCAATAGTTAACATACAAAATATCATTGATGCACACTAATTTTCCGAATTAGTATATTCTTCCTAAAAATGCTCAATTAATGCATCTCTAAGTGTAATATGCGCCTCTTTGTTTTTTACTATTTTTCTATGGTGGTTCAGGAATTCTTGAAATCGGgtattttaatgaaattatgttttttcattattttaagttttatttttaaaataaatttggttaactattaattatattatgttattaaatatataatttaaaattaatttaaaatcacataaattacaaataacaaaataattattttatattaaatcaagtgaTTCAAATTTGAATCAGTGAACAGTATCACTACTGTTCACTGATTCAAATTTGGATCACCATTTGGATCACTGTTGGAATGAAATTTGGGGTTATTTGCCccaaatttggatttttggatTACTGTTGGATTTGCCGTTAGGCACCTTTATAACTCTAACATCCAAGAGTGTCAATTTGACACCTATATTAGAGTTGCTCTAAAATTTGCGTATATATTTTTTGCAATTAACGATATAAATATAGTCCATTTTGTTAGCCACACAAGCAATATATTGATTTTCTTCTTTGTCAACAAGATCGATTTCATAGCAGCGCCCTTTGTAACGATCAAGATCAGTAAGTCCATCGATCCACAGAGTAATTCATGTACTTAAAGAAGATTTAGCAGCTACCGCGCCCCCCGCTACATTAGGTGGAACTCTAGGTTGAGTTACTCGGAATGTTGCCAGATATTAGTATCTTTGTTTCATATTCAGGAATATAATAAGTCAATTTGTTAAAGGCTGTAGTTCTATTTATGCAGCAAGATAATAgagaaaacaaaagaaaacaactACTTGATATACTCCAAAATGTGATGATTGTACAAAAGCTATTACAGAGACATATATAGAAAACATGCAAAACAGAATTCTAAAATCACGTACTAACGTGATCACCAAATCTCCTATCTCGACTCAGCCACCTCAGTTTTATTCAATCAACCCTAAAATCTCTCAACTGAAATATGGACTATGTCAACAGCCATATATATACGATCATTAACGTTTTATTATATTTAGATATGTTTGGATTAAATATCCAACATACACCCCCTTAATTCAAACATATTTAAGTCAATTTCTTGACTCCCAAAAGTTCCCTCATCTGTTCAAACTTTGCAGTAGGTAATGCCTTCGTCTGCAGTCCGCCCTTTGCTCCTCAGTTCTGATGTGCTTAATAACTATCTCTCCTTTCTCTACACAATCTCTGATAAAGTGAAAACGTAAGTCTATGTGTTTGCTCCTTCCGTGAAAGACCGGATTCTTTGCCAAATCAATCGCAGAACGACAGAACAACCGGACCAACATTCATATCCATGATTTTGTTCAACAAATTTTTGAGCCATATTCCTTGACATGCTGCTGCAGTTGCCGCCATGAACTCAGCTTCGCAGGAGGAGAGTACAACACAGCGTTGCTTTTGTGATACCCAAGTGATTAAACTCTCACTCAAATAGAACACCATGCCACCTGTACTCTTACGGTCATCAACACTCCCTCCCAAATCGTTATCAGAGTAAGCAGATAACAGATGGTTTCCCGAGTTCTCCAGAGTACCAACTAGATACCGTAGTATGCGTTTGACAGCGTTCATATGTTGTACCGTTGGTCTCTCCATGAAGCGACTTACAATACCTACTGCATATGCTATATCGGGTCGTGTGTGCACTAAATACCTCAGTCCTCCCACAAGACTCTTGTACTGTGTTGGATCAACTGCCTTTCCAGTAGTATCTTTGTTTAGTTAAACTATTGGTTCCATAGGATACTTAGTTGGGTTACTGTTTAACATACCTGCTTTGTCCATCAACTTTCTTGCATATCCTGATTGCCTTAGTTCAATTCCTCCTCGCCTCTGCTCGACCTCGATGCCCAGGTAGTACGAAAGCTTTCCTAGGTCACTCATGTCAAACTCGTTCTTCATTTGAGCCTTGAATTTTTGAATGTTTCTCATACTTGAACCCGTGATTAACAAATCATCAACGTATACTCCAACCACCAGAAACTCATTACCCTCCCGTTTAGTATATACCGCGTGTTCATATGGGCATTTTTCGAATCCTAACTTCTCAAGGCATTTTCTTATGGGCATACCAAGCACGTGGTGCTTGCTTGAGCTCATACAAGGCCTTCAATAGTTTGTATACTTTATGTTCTTGTTTTTTCTTCTCAAACCCTTCCGGCTGTAACACGTACACTTCCTCTTCGATGTCTCCATTTAAAAAACGCAGATTTTACGTCCATATGATGGACTTCCCACCCATGTTTTGCTGACAACGCCAGGAGAAATCTCACGGTTTCCATTCTTGTGACAAGAGCAAAAACCTCCTTATAGTCTATTCCTTGCTTTTGAACATACCCCTTCGCCACTAATCGGGCCttgtgttttaccacctctccaTTCATGTCCTTCTTGATTTTAAATACCCACTTCAAACCTATTGCCTTCTGCCCGGGAGGAAGCTCTGTCAGTACCCAAGTATTGTTTTTCTCGATCGAATCTATCTCATTTTTCATAGCTTATCTCCATGCTGACTCTTTCTCTGCTTGAACATAACTCGATGGTTCCTCTATAGACAGTAGTAACAATTCCTCATCAATCTCAACTTCTTCAGTTTCATCGTAGATTTCGCTCAGCAGTCTGAAATTTCTAGGTTCAGTGCTTTCATTTGACGTTGTAGTAGTGTGGTTGTTTCCAACTGACTGTTGTGTTGAGGATCCTACTGAATGTTTTGAAGATGAACTTTGTTCATTTGCTGTGAATGACTGTCGAGACTGTACATGTGCGACTGTCACATCTTGTTCATCTTCGTGACTTTGAGTGTGATTCCGAGGGGTACCAGTAGAAGTACCAGTACTAGCAGCATTATCATTTTCTTGTTCCTGAACCCCAGTTTCT
This window contains:
- the LOC141671586 gene encoding uncharacterized protein LOC141671586 yields the protein MYFRTTDIRTIGIGGVIRDENGRFMKAMCKQMEGSWSPREAEALSLKEVLSWTKQYGFTQCVFETDSKLLADACNGNSGRSYFHIIVRECLELIKHFENMLVQFVHRYANEVAHMLARVSRSMSDLQEWDVVAPSFLSDVLSYDSI